A single region of the Bacteroides luhongzhouii genome encodes:
- a CDS encoding GH92 family glycosyl hydrolase, which translates to MKKYLLLICALSCIVFAKAKDWTQYVNPLMGSQSSFELSTGNTYPVIARPWGMNFWTPQTGKMGDGWQYIYTANKIRGFKQTHQPSPWINDYGQFSIMPVVGKPEFNEEKRASWFAHKGETATPYYYKVYLAEHDVVTEMAPTERAVLFRFTFPENDHSYVVVDAFDKGSYIKIIPEENKIIGYTTRNSGGVPENFKNYFIIEFDKPFTYKATVANGNLQENVAEQTTVHAGAIIGFQTHKGEQVHARIASSFISFEQAALNMKELGKDNIEQLAKKGKEAWNQVLGKIEVEGGNLDQYRTFYSCLYRSLLFPRKFYELDAAGQAIHYSPYNGQVLPGYMYTDTGFWDTFRCLFPLLNLMYPSVNKEMQEGLINTYKESGFFPEWASPGHRGCMVGNNSASVLVDAYMKGVKVDDIKTLYEGLIHGTENVHPQVSSTGRLGYEYYNKLGYVPYDVKINENTARTLEYAYNDWCIYQLAKELKRPKKEINLFAKRAMNYKNLFDKESKLMRGRNEDGTFQSPFSPLKWGDAFTEGNSWHYTWSVFHDPQGLIDLMGGKEMFITMMDSVFAVPPIFDDSYYGQVIHEIREMTVMNMGNYAHGNQPIQHMIYLYDYAGQPWKAQYWLRQVMDRMYSPTPDGYCGDEDNGQTSAWYVFSALGFYPVCPGTDEYIIGAPLFKKATLHFENGNSLVIDAPNNSKKNFYVNSMNVNGADYTKNYLRHENLLKGGTISVEMSNQPNQNRGTKEEDMPYSFSKEQ; encoded by the coding sequence ATGAAAAAGTATCTCCTATTAATATGCGCATTAAGTTGTATCGTCTTTGCAAAAGCCAAAGACTGGACGCAGTATGTCAATCCACTTATGGGTTCTCAATCTAGTTTCGAGTTATCAACAGGTAATACTTATCCGGTCATTGCCCGTCCGTGGGGGATGAATTTCTGGACTCCGCAAACAGGAAAGATGGGAGACGGATGGCAATACATTTATACGGCTAATAAGATTCGTGGATTTAAGCAAACACATCAACCCAGTCCGTGGATTAATGATTACGGACAATTCTCTATTATGCCTGTAGTAGGCAAACCGGAATTCAATGAAGAGAAGCGTGCCAGTTGGTTTGCCCACAAAGGAGAAACTGCCACTCCTTATTATTATAAGGTATATCTTGCAGAGCATGATGTAGTGACAGAAATGGCTCCAACCGAGCGTGCCGTTCTTTTCCGTTTCACTTTTCCGGAAAACGATCATTCGTATGTTGTAGTGGATGCCTTCGATAAGGGATCGTATATTAAGATTATTCCGGAAGAAAACAAGATTATCGGTTACACGACTCGCAACAGTGGTGGAGTTCCCGAAAACTTCAAAAATTACTTTATTATTGAATTCGACAAGCCTTTCACTTATAAAGCTACGGTAGCCAATGGCAATCTGCAGGAAAATGTAGCCGAACAGACAACGGTTCATGCCGGAGCCATTATCGGTTTCCAAACACATAAAGGCGAACAAGTACATGCAAGGATTGCTTCTTCTTTCATCAGTTTTGAACAGGCAGCTTTGAATATGAAAGAGTTGGGCAAAGATAATATCGAACAGCTAGCCAAGAAAGGAAAAGAAGCGTGGAACCAAGTGTTAGGCAAAATAGAAGTAGAAGGAGGCAATCTCGACCAATATCGCACATTCTATTCTTGTTTATATCGTTCATTGCTCTTTCCACGCAAATTCTACGAACTGGATGCTGCCGGCCAAGCTATTCATTACAGTCCTTATAATGGGCAAGTATTACCGGGATATATGTATACCGACACAGGCTTTTGGGATACTTTCCGTTGCCTATTCCCGTTATTGAACCTGATGTACCCGTCAGTCAACAAGGAGATGCAGGAAGGTCTGATCAATACATATAAAGAGAGCGGTTTTTTCCCGGAATGGGCAAGTCCGGGGCACAGAGGCTGTATGGTTGGTAACAATTCTGCTTCCGTCTTAGTGGATGCTTACATGAAAGGAGTGAAAGTGGACGATATAAAAACATTGTATGAAGGGCTGATTCACGGAACGGAGAATGTACATCCACAAGTATCATCAACAGGACGTCTGGGATATGAATATTACAATAAACTGGGTTACGTGCCTTATGATGTAAAAATCAATGAGAACACCGCACGCACGCTGGAATATGCATACAATGACTGGTGTATCTACCAACTGGCAAAGGAACTTAAACGTCCGAAAAAAGAGATTAATCTTTTCGCAAAACGTGCCATGAACTACAAGAATCTTTTTGATAAGGAATCTAAGTTAATGCGTGGACGCAACGAAGATGGTACATTCCAATCTCCTTTCTCTCCGCTGAAATGGGGGGATGCCTTTACGGAAGGAAATAGCTGGCACTATACTTGGTCTGTATTCCACGATCCTCAAGGATTGATTGACTTGATGGGTGGAAAAGAGATGTTTATCACCATGATGGATTCTGTTTTTGCCGTACCTCCTATTTTTGATGATAGCTACTACGGCCAAGTGATTCATGAAATCCGTGAAATGACTGTGATGAATATGGGTAACTATGCACATGGCAATCAACCGATTCAGCACATGATTTATTTATATGACTATGCAGGACAACCTTGGAAAGCCCAATACTGGTTGCGTCAAGTAATGGATCGTATGTACTCTCCTACTCCGGACGGCTATTGTGGCGACGAAGACAACGGACAAACTTCTGCCTGGTATGTATTCTCGGCATTAGGTTTCTATCCTGTTTGTCCGGGAACGGATGAATATATTATAGGTGCTCCGTTATTCAAGAAAGCTACACTCCATTTTGAGAATGGCAATAGTTTGGTTATTGATGCTCCGAATAACAGTAAGAAGAATTTTTATGTCAATTCGATGAATGTTAATGGTGCTGATTACACTAAAAATTATCTCCGACACGAAAATTTGCTCAAGGGAGGTACGATCAGTGTTGAAATGAGCAATCAACCTAATCAGAATAGAGGAACTAAAGAAGAAGATATGCCCTATTCTTTCTCTAAAGAACAATAA
- a CDS encoding GH92 family glycosyl hydrolase, which produces MKFKTFLIVGCLGGLFTLNSCTAPTNVKDYSAYVNPFIGTGGHGHTFPGAVVPHGMIQPSPDTRIDGWDACSGYYYADSTINGFSHTHVSGTGCCDYGDVLLMPTVGKQQYRTTDPQSQRLAYASSFSHKNEIAEPGYYSVFLDTYQVKAEISSTKRGAIHRYTFPENAESGFIIDLDYSLQRQTNSEMEIEVISDTEICGHKKTTYWAFDQYINFYAKFSKPFSYTLVTDSITMDNGKRLPVCKALLHFNTSKDEQVLVKVGVSAVDIAGARKNVESEIPGWDFEKVRKDARTAWNEYLSKIDITTSDKEDKAIFYTALYHTGISPNLFTDADGRYLGMDLEVHQGDTLNPIYTVFSLWDTFRALHPLMTIIDPDLNNHFINSLIKKHQEGGIYPMWDLASNYTGTMIGYHAVPVIVDAYMKGYRNFDAKEAYKACLRAAEYDTTGIKCPDLVLPHLMPKAKYYKNAIGYIPCDRENESVAKALEYAYDDWCISIFAEAMSDFESKAKYERFAKAYEFYFDKSIRFMRGLDSKGEWRTPFNPRASTHRSDDYCEGTAWQWTWFVPHDVEGLVNLMGGEDAFVQKLDSLFSADSSLEGETTSSDISGLIGQYAHGNEPSHHVIHLYNYVNHPWRTQELVDSVYRSQYANSIDGLSGNEDCGQMSAWYILNSMGFYQVCPGKPVYSIGRPAFDKAVINLPEGKTFSIVVKNNGKKNKYIESVLLNGKALNIPFFNHQDIANGGTMEIKMTNQPTKWGIVSPDSHIK; this is translated from the coding sequence ATGAAATTTAAAACATTCCTAATAGTAGGATGTTTAGGAGGTTTATTCACACTTAACTCCTGCACAGCCCCCACTAATGTAAAAGATTATAGTGCTTACGTCAACCCTTTCATCGGTACCGGTGGACATGGTCATACCTTCCCCGGAGCAGTAGTTCCCCACGGCATGATTCAGCCTAGTCCGGACACCCGGATCGATGGTTGGGATGCCTGTTCCGGTTATTATTATGCCGACTCTACCATCAATGGCTTTTCACACACACACGTCAGCGGTACAGGTTGTTGCGACTATGGAGATGTCTTGCTCATGCCAACTGTGGGTAAGCAACAATATCGTACAACCGATCCCCAAAGCCAGCGCCTAGCATACGCTTCCTCTTTCTCACATAAGAATGAAATTGCAGAACCGGGATATTATTCTGTCTTTCTGGATACTTATCAGGTGAAAGCAGAAATATCATCCACCAAACGAGGAGCAATCCATCGCTATACCTTTCCCGAAAACGCCGAATCCGGATTTATCATCGACCTGGATTACAGCCTGCAACGACAGACTAACTCCGAGATGGAAATAGAAGTAATAAGCGATACGGAAATCTGTGGACATAAGAAAACAACTTATTGGGCTTTCGACCAATATATCAACTTCTACGCTAAATTTTCCAAACCATTCTCTTATACGCTCGTTACGGATTCTATTACCATGGACAATGGCAAACGACTTCCTGTCTGCAAAGCATTATTGCATTTCAACACCAGTAAAGACGAGCAGGTTCTTGTTAAAGTAGGTGTGTCCGCTGTAGATATTGCCGGTGCACGGAAGAACGTTGAATCAGAAATTCCCGGATGGGACTTCGAAAAAGTACGTAAAGACGCACGTACGGCATGGAATGAATATCTTTCCAAAATTGATATTACAACTTCCGATAAAGAAGATAAAGCCATCTTCTACACGGCCCTCTATCATACGGGAATCAGTCCAAATCTGTTCACTGATGCAGACGGACGTTATTTAGGAATGGATCTTGAAGTGCATCAAGGAGACACCCTTAATCCGATATATACTGTCTTTTCTTTATGGGATACTTTCCGTGCGCTACATCCGCTAATGACTATCATTGATCCTGATCTGAATAATCACTTTATCAATTCGTTAATTAAGAAACATCAGGAAGGTGGGATATACCCCATGTGGGACTTGGCTTCCAATTACACTGGCACTATGATTGGTTATCATGCTGTTCCGGTCATCGTGGATGCCTACATGAAAGGGTATCGCAACTTTGATGCCAAAGAGGCTTATAAAGCCTGCCTACGTGCCGCCGAATATGACACTACCGGCATCAAATGTCCGGATCTGGTATTGCCTCATCTCATGCCGAAAGCAAAATATTATAAGAATGCCATCGGATATATCCCTTGTGACCGCGAAAACGAATCAGTGGCCAAAGCGTTGGAATATGCGTATGATGACTGGTGTATCTCTATCTTTGCAGAAGCGATGAGTGATTTTGAATCCAAAGCAAAGTATGAACGCTTTGCCAAGGCGTACGAATTTTATTTCGACAAATCAATCCGCTTCATGCGTGGACTAGACTCAAAAGGTGAATGGCGTACTCCATTCAATCCGCGCGCATCTACTCACCGCAGCGATGATTATTGTGAAGGAACAGCTTGGCAATGGACTTGGTTTGTGCCGCATGATGTAGAAGGATTAGTCAATCTGATGGGTGGAGAAGATGCTTTTGTACAGAAACTCGATTCCTTATTCTCGGCCGATTCATCACTTGAAGGTGAGACAACCTCATCAGATATCAGCGGACTTATCGGGCAATATGCACATGGAAACGAACCAAGTCATCATGTGATCCATCTATATAACTACGTTAACCACCCTTGGAGAACTCAAGAGTTGGTAGATAGTGTTTACCGGAGCCAGTATGCCAACAGTATAGATGGTCTTTCGGGTAATGAAGACTGCGGTCAGATGTCTGCCTGGTATATACTCAACTCTATGGGATTCTATCAGGTATGTCCCGGCAAGCCGGTATATTCCATCGGACGTCCTGCTTTCGACAAAGCGGTTATCAATCTGCCGGAAGGAAAGACTTTCAGTATTGTAGTAAAGAATAATGGGAAAAAGAATAAATACATTGAAAGTGTATTGCTGAACGGTAAGGCTCTAAACATTCCATTCTTTAACCATCAGGATATTGCGAATGGAGGAACGATGGAAATCAAGATGACCAATCAGCCTACAAAATGGGGAATCGTCTCCCCTGACTCTCATATCAAATAA
- a CDS encoding FecR family protein, producing MKEKKMSNLSEEIINRYLTGQCSEEELIEVNAWMKESEENARQLFRMEEIYHLGKFDQYTDEQRILRAEKQLYKKLDEEKGKQSKILSMHRWMKYAAVIAVMLVMGGGVGYWFYQSGNNQQMMVAVASEGIVKEVVLPDGSKVWLNNAATLKYPREFSEKERNVYLEGEAYFEVTKNRHKPFTVQSDAIRVRVLGTTFNLKSDKRCRIAEATLIEGEIEVKGNKEEGQIILTPGQRAELNKNNGRLTVKQVDAKLDAVWHDNLIPFQKADIFTITKALERFYDVKIILSPDIQTGKTYSGVLKRKSNIESVLKSLQNSIPIDYKIVGNNIFISPK from the coding sequence ATGAAGGAAAAGAAAATGAGTAATCTGAGTGAAGAAATAATAAACAGATATCTGACAGGACAGTGTTCTGAAGAAGAGCTTATCGAGGTCAATGCCTGGATGAAGGAATCGGAAGAAAACGCCCGCCAGCTCTTTCGTATGGAAGAAATTTATCATTTGGGTAAATTCGACCAGTACACTGATGAACAACGGATACTTCGTGCGGAAAAACAACTTTATAAAAAGCTGGACGAAGAGAAAGGTAAACAGAGCAAAATATTAAGCATGCACCGCTGGATGAAATATGCCGCAGTGATTGCTGTAATGTTGGTCATGGGTGGTGGAGTCGGATATTGGTTCTATCAAAGCGGAAACAATCAACAAATGATGGTCGCAGTAGCCAGCGAAGGCATTGTTAAGGAGGTAGTCTTGCCGGATGGTAGCAAAGTTTGGCTGAACAATGCAGCAACCTTGAAATATCCACGTGAATTCTCCGAAAAGGAACGCAATGTCTACCTGGAAGGAGAAGCTTATTTTGAGGTCACCAAAAACCGCCATAAGCCATTCACCGTTCAAAGTGACGCAATACGCGTACGCGTACTGGGAACTACGTTCAATTTAAAATCCGATAAGCGTTGCCGGATAGCGGAGGCGACACTTATTGAAGGTGAGATTGAAGTAAAAGGTAATAAGGAAGAAGGGCAGATTATCCTCACTCCGGGACAACGTGCGGAACTGAACAAAAATAATGGACGATTGACCGTAAAACAAGTGGATGCCAAGTTGGATGCTGTTTGGCACGATAATCTGATTCCATTCCAAAAAGCAGATATCTTCACCATCACCAAAGCGCTGGAGCGTTTCTATGACGTGAAAATCATTCTGTCTCCTGACATTCAGACGGGTAAAACTTACTCCGGTGTACTGAAAAGGAAATCGAATATCGAGTCAGTGTTAAAATCATTGCAAAACTCTATACCTATTGATTATAAAATTGTCGGAAACAATATCTTCATTTCTCCCAAATAA
- a CDS encoding RNA polymerase sigma-70 factor encodes MNENFDITYKALFRRYYPSLIFYATRLVGEEEAEDVVQDVFVELWKRKDHIEIGEQIQAFLYRAVYTRALNVLKHRSVEDSYCVAMEEINQRRAEFYQPDNNEVIRRIEDKELRKEIHDAINELPDKCKEVFKLSYLHDMKNKEIADILGVSLRTVEAHMYKALKYLRARLDPLWAILFLFLWRL; translated from the coding sequence ATGAACGAAAACTTCGATATAACCTATAAAGCACTATTCCGCCGGTACTACCCCAGCCTGATTTTCTATGCCACCCGCCTGGTAGGAGAAGAAGAAGCAGAGGATGTAGTGCAGGACGTATTTGTAGAATTATGGAAGCGGAAAGACCACATAGAGATAGGCGAGCAAATCCAGGCCTTTCTCTATCGTGCCGTTTACACCCGTGCCCTCAACGTCTTGAAACACCGCAGTGTGGAAGACAGTTATTGTGTTGCCATGGAAGAAATCAACCAAAGACGTGCAGAGTTTTACCAACCAGACAACAACGAAGTGATTCGGAGGATCGAAGATAAGGAACTCCGCAAGGAAATCCATGATGCGATTAATGAACTCCCTGATAAATGCAAAGAGGTTTTCAAGCTTAGCTATCTGCATGATATGAAAAACAAGGAAATAGCCGATATTCTCGGAGTTTCACTCCGCACGGTGGAAGCCCATATGTATAAGGCCTTAAAATACTTGCGTGCCCGACTCGATCCTCTTTGGGCAATTCTTTTCTTATTTTTATGGCGATTATAA
- a CDS encoding GH92 family glycosyl hydrolase yields the protein MRTPAYLCLLLTCMLISCTPTQEKHEIDYTSYVNPFIGTDFTGNTYPGAQAPFGMVQLSPDNGLPGWDRISGYFYPDSTIAGFSHTHLSGTGAGDLYDISFMPVTLPYKEAEAPLGIHSKFSHKDESAHAGYYQVRLTDYNINVELTATERCGIQRYTFPEAQSAIFLNLKKAMNWDFTNDSHIEIVDSVTIQGYRFSDGWARDQHIYFRTRFSKPFEKMKLDTTAIIKDNKRIGTAVIARFDFNTQKDEQILVNTAISGVSMEGAAKNLQAEVPENDFDKYLAETKANWNRQLGKIEIKSDNENDKVNFYTALYHSMIAPTIYSDIDGAYYGPDKKVHQADGWVNYSTFSLWDTYRAAHPLFTYTEPERVNDMVKSFIAFYEQNGRLPVWNFYGSETDMMIGYHAVPVIVDAYLKGIGDFDAKKALDACIATANLDNYRGIGLYKELGYIPYNVTDHYNAENWSLSKTLEYAFDDYCIAEMAKKMGKQDIADEFYKRSQNYKNVYNPATSFMQPRDDKGTFIKDFKADDYTPHICESNGWQYFWSVQHDINGLIDLTGGKNRFAEKLDSMFTYHPAADDELPIFSTGMIGQYAHGNEPSHHVIYLFNAIGQESRTQEYVAKVMNELYKNEPAGLCGNEDCGQMSAWYVFSAMGFYPVNPVSGKYEIGTPLFPEMQLHLANGKTFTVLAPKVNKENIYIQSIKIDGKPYDKTYLTHEQIMSGATVEFEMSNTPKTIGVISKENNP from the coding sequence ATGAGAACACCTGCTTATCTATGCCTGCTGTTAACCTGCATGCTCATTTCTTGTACCCCTACGCAAGAAAAACACGAAATAGATTACACATCTTATGTAAATCCATTTATCGGAACAGACTTCACTGGAAACACTTATCCTGGTGCCCAAGCTCCTTTCGGCATGGTGCAACTTAGCCCGGACAACGGACTCCCCGGATGGGACCGTATCTCCGGTTATTTCTATCCGGACAGTACGATTGCCGGTTTCAGCCACACACATCTTTCCGGCACTGGAGCGGGAGATTTGTATGACATTTCTTTCATGCCTGTCACTCTTCCCTACAAAGAAGCGGAAGCACCACTTGGCATCCACTCTAAATTTTCCCACAAGGATGAAAGTGCTCATGCCGGTTATTATCAAGTACGCCTGACTGATTACAACATCAACGTCGAACTGACTGCCACGGAGCGTTGTGGAATCCAACGTTATACCTTTCCGGAAGCCCAATCTGCTATCTTCTTAAATCTGAAGAAAGCCATGAACTGGGATTTTACCAACGATTCTCATATCGAAATCGTAGACTCCGTCACCATTCAAGGTTACCGTTTCTCCGATGGTTGGGCACGCGATCAACACATCTATTTCCGCACCCGCTTCTCCAAGCCTTTTGAGAAAATGAAACTGGACACAACTGCCATCATCAAAGACAATAAACGTATCGGCACAGCTGTTATTGCCCGCTTCGACTTCAATACTCAAAAGGATGAACAGATATTAGTTAACACCGCCATTTCCGGTGTCAGCATGGAAGGAGCTGCTAAAAACTTGCAAGCAGAAGTCCCCGAAAATGACTTCGACAAATATTTGGCGGAAACAAAAGCAAACTGGAACCGCCAGCTCGGAAAGATTGAAATAAAAAGTGATAATGAGAACGATAAAGTAAACTTCTACACTGCTCTCTATCACTCGATGATTGCTCCTACTATTTACAGTGATATAGACGGAGCTTACTATGGGCCCGACAAGAAAGTACACCAGGCTGACGGCTGGGTTAATTATAGCACCTTCTCTCTATGGGATACGTACCGTGCTGCCCACCCTCTCTTTACTTATACCGAACCTGAGCGTGTCAACGACATGGTGAAATCCTTCATCGCCTTCTACGAACAAAATGGCCGCTTACCTGTATGGAATTTCTACGGAAGTGAAACAGACATGATGATCGGTTATCATGCTGTCCCTGTTATTGTAGACGCCTATCTGAAAGGAATCGGCGACTTCGACGCAAAAAAAGCCCTTGATGCTTGCATAGCAACGGCTAATCTGGATAATTATCGTGGCATTGGACTCTATAAAGAATTAGGATACATACCTTACAACGTAACAGACCACTACAACGCAGAAAACTGGTCGTTATCCAAAACACTGGAATACGCTTTCGATGATTACTGCATTGCCGAAATGGCGAAGAAGATGGGCAAACAAGACATTGCGGACGAATTTTACAAACGCTCTCAAAACTACAAGAATGTATATAACCCCGCCACTTCTTTCATGCAGCCACGTGACGATAAAGGCACCTTTATCAAGGACTTCAAAGCCGATGACTATACGCCACACATCTGCGAAAGCAACGGATGGCAATACTTTTGGTCTGTTCAGCATGACATCAACGGATTGATCGACCTCACAGGAGGTAAAAACCGCTTTGCCGAAAAACTGGACAGTATGTTCACCTATCATCCGGCAGCAGATGACGAACTGCCTATCTTCAGCACGGGCATGATAGGACAATATGCACATGGCAATGAACCGAGCCATCATGTTATTTATCTGTTCAATGCTATAGGACAGGAAAGCCGTACACAAGAATATGTAGCCAAAGTGATGAACGAGCTCTACAAGAACGAGCCTGCCGGTCTTTGTGGCAACGAAGATTGCGGGCAGATGTCAGCATGGTATGTATTCAGTGCGATGGGATTCTATCCTGTTAACCCCGTCAGTGGAAAATACGAGATAGGTACTCCCCTATTCCCGGAAATGCAATTACATCTGGCGAATGGAAAGACTTTCACCGTACTGGCCCCCAAAGTGAACAAAGAAAATATCTATATCCAATCCATCAAAATAGATGGAAAGCCGTATGACAAAACGTATCTTACTCACGAGCAAATCATGAGTGGAGCGACTGTCGAATTTGAAATGAGTAATACACCTAAAACTATCGGAGTTATATCCAAAGAAAATAACCCATAA